A stretch of the Alosa alosa isolate M-15738 ecotype Scorff River chromosome 16, AALO_Geno_1.1, whole genome shotgun sequence genome encodes the following:
- the LOC125309718 gene encoding uncharacterized protein LOC125309718, giving the protein MKVTAVLFLLCCGSSGVNGDNNISENDISQDGLHNTNSNTIPRNQAQEDGAEATLSSSTKCTQTDVHAVLREMSALLADQRAELRHVVNDLEKLRTTFEAQSIHLNAAVEELRGESEAQSIHLNAAVEELKRENKEQAAQLNAMKAWSNTTETQVMALERENRGRKVAFSAAMSVQLNTGPFNRDYTLVYKHVFANIGNAYNPSTGIFRAPIRGVYQFDFKVYGSGSSSTPSGVILRRNGQHVLIAYGSQTQGNIHVSNGVCLLLEVGDVVYVQLYSGAWIYDNLNHYNTFSGHLLFLM; this is encoded by the exons ATGAAGGTtactgctgttttgtttttgctgtgctgtggttCATCAGGAGTCAATGGAGACAATAATATAAGTGAGAACGATATTAGTCAGGATGGTCTGCACAACACAAATAGCAATACCATACCCAGGAACCAGGCCCAGGAAGATGGAGCCGAGGCAACTCTGTCATCTTCTACCAAATGCACCCAAACTGACGTCCATGCCGTGCTGAGGGAGATGAGTGCTTTGCTGGCTGATCAGAGAGCTGAGCTCAGACATGTGGTGAACGACCTGGAGAAGCTGAGGACTACATTTGAGG CTCAGTCCATCCATCTAAATGCAGCTGTGGAAGAACTGAGAGGGGAAAGTGAAG CTCAGTCCATCCATCTAAATGCAGCTGTGGAAGAACTGAAAAGGGAAAATAAAG AACAAGCAGCTCAGCTCAATGCTATGAAAGCCTGGTCCAACACTACTGAGACGCAAGTCATGGCCCTGGAAAGAGAGAATCGAG GGAGGAAGGTAGCTTTTTCAGCTGCAATGTCTGTTCAACTTAATACCGGACCCTTCAACCGTGACTACACTTTGGTATATAAGCATGTCTTTGCAAATATTGGCAATGCATATAACCCAAGCACAG GCATCTTTAGAGCACCAATAAGAGGAGTCTATCAATTTGACTTCAAGGTCTACGGTTCTGGTAGCAGCTCCACCCCATCAGGAGTCATTTTACGGAGAAATGGGCAGCATGTGCTTATTGCTTATGGTAGCCAAACCCAAGGGAATATCCACGTCTCTAATGGAGTGTGTCTGCTGCTAGAGGTGGGAGATGTGGTCTATGTGCAACTCTACTCTGGTGCATGGATATATGATAATTTAAATCATTACAACACCTTTAGTGGTCATCTACTTTTCTTAATGTGA